In Oncorhynchus tshawytscha isolate Ot180627B unplaced genomic scaffold, Otsh_v2.0 Un_contig_4016_pilon_pilon, whole genome shotgun sequence, a genomic segment contains:
- the LOC112242647 gene encoding zinc finger protein 2 homolog gives MNTVSSYSVVLDAVPLRKCCMNESPSTVIPQKMSKLQLLQAFFSDRLTTVSVEISVAVEKAFAEYQDEISRSKEETQRLQRLLDSVFNPDVKLHKADPPQLTLTVSGDEVPPEQQHCEEEWSDQEIIESIFISPCVEINSDQDSPECSRLYQTLKNSLPTIVAEPIQTNPDGEDNKISESTSDTPLTQLKPLKMKRTRLKKGQRSYICTEGKTTSELKAPLRLHTRKRLYSCTECTATYDRPCHLEIHKRTHTGEKPYECKDCGKCFNRKNSLTMHMLTHTGEKSFCCHECGKRFGLNTRLILHMRTHTGEKPHKCPFCARCFTFPSHLSRHKKLHTGERPHQCNVCGKCYTRKEHLTDHMTSHSGAKPYSCMQCGKCYALQGNLRAHMASHTGNKLLCRCAVCGLGVLNLSRHMQEVHTGGKQHQCQDCGKCFNRKEKVTEHMRTHTGEKPYRCHDCGECFRLNVTLKKHMMTHTSAAIAVP, from the exons ATGAACACAGTCAGCTCTTACTCTGTGGTTCTAGACGCAGTTCCTCTCAGGAAGTGTTGCATGAACGAATCTCCCTCGACAGTCATTCCACAGAAAATGTCCAAGTTACAGTTGTTGCAAGCGTTTTTCTCCGACCGATTAACAACAGTGTCCGTAGAGATATCCGTGGCAGTGGAAAAAGCGTTTGCCGAGTACCAGGATGAGATCTCTCGTTCAAAGGAGGAGACTCAACGCCTGCAGAGGCTGCTGGATTCGGTTTTTAATCCCGATGTAAAATTACACAAAGCAG ACCCCCCGCAGCTCACTCTCACAGTTTCTGGAGATGAGGTTCCccctgagcagcagcactgtgagGAGGAGTGGAGCGATCAAGAGATCATCGAGTCCATATTCATTTCCCCCTGTGTGGAAATCAACAGTGATCAGGACTCACCCGAGTGCTCACGACTTTACCAAACTCTGAAGAACTCCCTTCCCACCATTGTAGCAGAACCGATCCAAACAAATCCAGATGGAGAGGACAACAAAATATCAGAATCTACCAGTGACACTCCCCTCACACAATTAAAGCCTCTCAAAATGAAGAGAACACGGTTAAAGAAAGGACAAAGATCTTACATCTGCACCGAGGGCAAGACAACCAGTGAGTTGAAAGCGCCATTGAGGCTTCACACAAGGAAGAGGCTCTACAGTTGTACCGAGTGCACGGCAACCTATGACAGACCGTGTCATTTGGAAATACACAAGAGAACTCACACAGGTGAGAAACCATACGAGTGCAAAGACTGTGGTAAATGCTTCAACCGCAAGAATAGCCTAACGATGCATATGCTaactcacacaggggagaaatcgTTCTGCTGCCATGAATGTGGCAAACGCTTCGGTCTAAACACGAGACTGATACTTCAcatgaggacacacacaggggagaagccacACAAGTGCCCTTTCTGTGCCAGATGCTTTACATTTCCAAGTCACTTAAGTCGTCACAAGAAgctccacacaggagagagaccacaTCAATGCAATGTATGTGGGAAATGCTACACGCGGAAGGAGCACCTGACAGACCATATGACATCCCACAGTGGAGCAAAACCATACAGCTGTATGCAATGTGGCAAATGCTACGCACTGCAAGGAAACCTGAGAGCGCATATGGCGAGTCACACGGGGAATAAGTTGTTGTGCAGGTGCGCTGTGTGTGGATTAGGTGTTCTAAATCTAAGTCGCCACATGCAAGAAGTTCACACAGGAGGCAAACAGCATCAGTGCCAAGATTGTGGGAAGTGCTTCAACCGAAAGGAAAAAGTGACAGAGCACATGAGGACTCACACGGGAGAGAAACCCTATCGATGTCATGATTGCGGCGAATGCTTTAGGCTCAATGTAACCCTGAAGAAACACATGATGACACACACATCTGCGGCAATTGCTGTTCCATGA